Proteins from one Emys orbicularis isolate rEmyOrb1 chromosome 2, rEmyOrb1.hap1, whole genome shotgun sequence genomic window:
- the EOMES gene encoding eomesodermin homolog: MQLGEQLLASAASLAGPPFYPPESSSARGHRSQPSSGSPQRLDLDKGPKKCGGAGPGMLSEAEAGEPFPVAGSKQGAPDGRKAAPCGEAELPPAAAARYPLDSLSPERYYLQSPGPQGAELGAPCSLFPYPAAQHGSVYQSPGGARYPYGSMLSPGGFSAAVCSPGGRAQFGGGGGYQYGQGAAGPLYSPYPAAGSCGGLGALAVPGSGPGLRAQVFLCNRPLWLKFHRHQTEMIITKQGRRMFPFLSFNITGLNPTAHYNVFVEVVLADPNHWRFQGGKWVTCGKADNNMQGNKVYVHPESPNTGAHWMRQEISFGKLKLTNNKGANNNNTQMIVLQSLHKYQPRLHIVEVTEDGVEDLNDSSKTQTFIFPETQFIAVTAYQNTDITQLKIDHNPFAKGFRDNYDSMYTASENDRLTPSPTDSPRSHQIVPGARYSVQPFFQEQFVNNLPPARFYNGERTVPQTNGLLSPQQNEEVANPPQRWFVTPVQQPGTNKLDMNAYETEYSPSTLLPYGIKSLPLQTSHALGYYPDPTFPSMAGWGSRGSYQRKMATGLPWTSRTSPPGFSEDHLPKEKVKEEIGSSWIETPPSIKSLDSNDSGVYTSACKRRRLSPSTSSNENSPIMKCEDMNAEDYSKDTSKGMGYYAFYTTT, translated from the exons ATGCAGTTAGGGGAGCAGCTCTTGGCCAGCGCCGCtagcctggctgggccccccTTCTACCCGCCGGAGAGCAGCAGCGCCCGCGGCCACCGCAGCCAGCCCAGCTCGGGATCCCCGCAGCGCCTGGACTTGGACAAGGGGCCGAAGAAGTGCGGCGGCGCCGGGCCGGGCATGCTGAGCGAGGCGGAGGCCGGCGAGCCCTTCCCCGTCGCGGGCTCCAAGCAAGGCGCCCCGGACGGCCGCAAGGCGGCCCCTTGCGGGGAGGCCGagctgcccccggccgccgccgCCCGCTACCCACTGGACAGCCTGAGCCCGGAGCGCTACTACCTGCAGTCCCCCGGGCCGCAGGGGGCTGAGCTGGGCGCGCCCTGCTCGCTCTTCCCCTACCCGGCGGCGCAGCACGGCTCAGTCTACCAATCGCCCGGCGGGGCGCGCTACCCCTACGGCTCCATGCTGTCCCCGGGGGGCTTCTCGGCCGCCGTGTGCTCCCCGGGCGGCCGGGCGCAGTTCGGGGGCGGCGGCGGCTACCAGTACGGCCAAGGGGCGGCGGGGCCCCTGTACAGCCCCTACCCGGCGGCGGGCTCCTGCGGCGGGCTGGGCGCCTTAGCCGTGCCCGGCTCGGGGCCAGGGCTCCGGGCGCAGGTCTTCCTCTGCAACCGCCCGCTCTGGCTCAAGTTCCACCGGCACCAGACGGAGATGATCATCACCAAGCAGGGCAG GCGGATGTTTCCCTTCCTGAGCTTCAACATCACCGGCCTCAACCCCACGGCGCATTACAACGTGTTCGTGGAGGTGGTGCTGGCCGATCCCAACCACTGGCGCTTCCAGGGGGGCAAGTGGGTGACGTGCGGGAAAGCGGACAACAACATGCAAG GCAACAAAGTGTATGTTCACCCTGAGTCCCCGAACACTGGGGCTCACTGGATGAGGCAGGAGATCTCTTTTGGAAAACTAAAACTGACCAATAACAAAGGTGCTAACAATAATAATACTCAG ATGATAGTACTTCAGTCTCTACACAAATACCAACCTCGACTTCATATTGTGGAAGTGACGGAAGATGGGGTTGAAGATCTGAATGACTCTTCAAAGACGCAGACGTTTATTTTCCCGGAAACCCAGTTCATAGCAGTTACTGCATATCAAAACACTGAT atcACTCAGCTTAAAATTGACCATAATCCTTTTGCAAAAGGCTTCAGGGACAACTATGATTC CATGTACACAGCTTCAGAAAATGACAGATTAACTCCATCTCCCACGGATTCTCCTAGATCCCACCAGATTGTCCCAGGAGCCCGGTACAGCGTGCAACCATTCTTCCAGGAACAGTTTGTCAACAACTTGCCACCAGCCAGATTTTACAATGGTGAGAGAACTGTACCTCAGACAAATGGCCTTCTCTCTCCTCAGCAGAATGAAGAGGTGGCCAATCCTCCCCAGAGATGGTTTGTTactcctgtgcagcagcctggtaCCAACAAACTGGACATGAACGCCTATGAAACAGAATATTCTCCTAGCACCTTGCTCCCCTATGGCATTAAATCCCTTCCCTTGCAGACATCCCATGCTTTGGGATATTATCCTGATCCAACATTCCCTTCCATGGCAGGGTGGGGAAGCAGAGGTTCTTATCAGAGAAAAATGGCGACTGGGTTACCTTGGACCTCCCGAACAAGTCCCCCAGGTTTCTCCGAAGACCATCTTCCCAAGGAGAAGGTGAAAGAAGAAATCGGCTCATCCTGGATAGAGACCCCACCTTCCATAAAATCTCTAGATTCAAACGATTCTGGCGTCTACACTAGTGCTTGTAAGAGAAGACGACTCTCTCCTAGCACTTCCAGCAATGAAAATTCTCCAATAATGAAATGTGAAGACATGAATGCTGAGGACTATAGCAAAGACACTTCAAAAGGCATGGGCTACTATGCTTTCTATACTACTACTTAG